In Mus musculus strain C57BL/6J chromosome 1, GRCm38.p6 C57BL/6J, a single genomic region encodes these proteins:
- the Vwc2l gene encoding von Willebrand factor C domain-containing protein 2-like isoform 2 precursor (isoform 2 precursor is encoded by transcript variant 2), producing MALHIHEACILLLVIPGLVTSAAISHEDYPADEGDQASSNDNLIFDDYRGKGCVDDSGFVYKLGERFFPGHSNCPCVCALDGPVCDQPECPKIHPKCTKVEHNGCCPECKEVKNFCEYHGKNYKILEEFKVQTALQELQ from the coding sequence ATGGCTCTTCATATTCATGAAGCTTGCATACTTCTATTGGTCATCCCTGGATTGGTCACCTCTGCTGCCATCAGTCACGAAGACTATCCTGCTGATGAAGGTGACCAGGCTTCCAGTAATGACAATCTGATCTTTGATGACTATCGAGGGAAAGGGTGTGTGGATGACAGCGGCTTTGTATACAAGTTGGGAGAACGGTTTTTCCCGGGGCATTCCAACTGTCCGTGTGTCTGTGCCCTAGATGGACCTGTCTGTGACCAGCCAGAATGCCCTAAAATTCATCCGAAATGTACAAAGGTGGAACACAATGGATGCTGTCCCGAATGTAAAGAAGTGAAAAACTTTTGTGAATATCATGGGAAAAATTACAAAATCTTGGAGGAATTTAAG